A single region of the Nocardioides sp. W7 genome encodes:
- the map gene encoding type I methionyl aminopeptidase has product MTPVAPASLSPRRAVPASIERPEYVDRPAPARYTGAEVKDAETIERMRVAGRLAAQAREEVGRHVVPGVTTDELDRIGHEFLCDHGAYPSTLGYRGFPKSLCSSVNEVVCHGIPDSRVVEDGDIVNIDITAYLHGVHGDTNATFLAGDVDEESRLLVERTREALERGIKAVRPGRRINIIGRVIESYAARFGYGVVREFTGHGIGTSFHSGLIVPHYDDPAHDTLIEPGMTFTIEPMLNLGTHEWTMWDDGWTVVTQDLRRSAQFEHTLLVTATGAEVLTNP; this is encoded by the coding sequence GTGACTCCCGTGGCTCCCGCGTCCCTCTCCCCCCGGCGCGCCGTCCCCGCCTCGATCGAGCGCCCCGAGTACGTCGACCGGCCGGCGCCCGCGCGCTACACCGGCGCCGAGGTCAAGGACGCCGAGACGATCGAGCGGATGCGGGTGGCGGGCCGGCTCGCGGCTCAGGCGCGTGAGGAGGTCGGCCGCCACGTCGTACCGGGCGTGACCACCGACGAGCTGGACCGGATCGGCCACGAGTTCCTGTGCGACCACGGCGCCTACCCCTCCACCCTCGGCTACCGGGGCTTCCCGAAGTCGCTGTGCTCCAGCGTCAACGAGGTGGTCTGCCACGGCATCCCCGACAGCCGGGTGGTCGAGGACGGCGACATCGTCAACATCGACATCACGGCGTACCTCCACGGCGTGCACGGCGACACCAACGCCACCTTCCTCGCGGGCGACGTCGACGAGGAGTCCCGGCTGCTGGTCGAGCGCACCCGCGAGGCTCTCGAGCGCGGCATCAAGGCGGTCCGGCCGGGCCGCCGGATCAACATCATCGGCCGGGTGATCGAGTCGTACGCCGCCCGCTTCGGGTACGGCGTCGTCCGCGAGTTCACCGGCCACGGGATCGGCACGTCGTTCCACTCCGGCCTGATCGTCCCGCACTACGACGACCCGGCGCACGACACCCTGATCGAGCCGGGCATGACCTTCACCATCGAGCCGATGCTCAACCTCGGCACCCACGAGTGGACCATGTGGGACGACGGCTGGACGGTCGTCACTCAGGACCTGCGCCGCAGCGCCCAGTTCGAGCACACGCTGCTGGTCACGGCCACCGGCGCCGAGGTGCTGACCAACCCCTGA
- a CDS encoding circularly permuted type 2 ATP-grasp protein yields MTSMFEGYASTGPAYDEMFDGESLRSAYQRLSSSLRTMTTPDLVSRVEALQASYLDQGVTFDIGGEERAFPLDILPRVIEMDTFSTIERGVQQRVRALELFLADVYDAGQVFADGVIPREVIATSSHYHRASAGVRPPNGVRVHVSGIDLVRDNTGEFRVLEDNVRVPSGVSYVITNRRAISAALPETIAEHRIRPVAAYPQRLLAALRAAAPAGVADPTVVVLTPGVYNGAYFEHALLARTMGVELVEGRDLECRRGRVMMRTTKGFEPVHVIYRRVDDEFLDPVHFRADSMLGCPGMIDAARAGNVTIANAVGNGVADDKLVYTYLPDIIRYYLAEEPVLRNVDTWRIGEPDHREEVLDRLDELVLKPVDGSGGKGIVIGPRASKAELDVLREKILDDPRAWIAQPVVQLSTVPTFVDGELGPRHVDLRPFAVNDGNRVWVLPGGLTRVALAKGELIVNSSRGGGSKDTWVLAGPAPATAPVVDPVFEPVTLEPVEPEPVLPEPVEEEPPPGPSAPPPVAPAGVALSEPSQQQEQQQQDRDERGDARC; encoded by the coding sequence ATGACGTCGATGTTCGAGGGCTACGCCTCCACGGGCCCGGCCTACGACGAGATGTTCGACGGCGAGTCCCTGCGCTCGGCGTACCAGCGGCTCAGCAGCTCGCTGCGGACCATGACCACCCCCGACCTGGTCAGCCGGGTCGAGGCGCTGCAGGCCAGCTACCTCGACCAGGGCGTCACGTTCGACATCGGTGGCGAGGAGCGCGCCTTCCCGCTCGACATCCTGCCGCGGGTCATCGAGATGGACACGTTCTCGACCATCGAGCGGGGCGTGCAGCAGCGGGTCAGGGCGCTGGAGCTGTTCCTCGCCGACGTGTACGACGCGGGCCAGGTCTTCGCCGACGGGGTGATACCCCGCGAGGTCATCGCCACCTCCTCGCACTACCACCGGGCGTCCGCGGGGGTCCGGCCGCCGAACGGCGTGCGTGTGCACGTGTCCGGCATCGACCTGGTGCGCGACAACACCGGTGAGTTCCGGGTGCTGGAGGACAACGTGCGGGTGCCGTCGGGCGTCTCGTACGTCATCACCAACCGGCGCGCGATCTCCGCGGCGCTGCCGGAGACGATCGCCGAGCACCGGATCCGGCCGGTCGCGGCGTACCCCCAGCGGCTGCTCGCGGCGCTCCGGGCCGCCGCCCCCGCCGGGGTCGCCGACCCGACCGTCGTGGTGCTGACCCCGGGTGTCTACAACGGCGCCTACTTCGAGCACGCGCTGCTGGCCCGCACGATGGGCGTCGAGCTGGTCGAGGGCCGGGACCTGGAGTGCCGGCGCGGCCGGGTGATGATGCGGACCACCAAGGGCTTCGAGCCCGTGCACGTGATCTACCGCCGCGTGGACGACGAGTTCCTCGACCCGGTGCACTTCCGGGCCGACTCGATGCTCGGTTGCCCCGGCATGATCGACGCCGCCCGGGCCGGCAACGTCACCATCGCCAACGCCGTCGGCAACGGCGTGGCCGACGACAAGCTCGTCTACACCTACCTGCCCGACATCATCCGCTACTACCTCGCCGAGGAGCCGGTGCTGCGCAACGTCGACACCTGGCGGATCGGCGAGCCGGACCACCGCGAGGAGGTCCTCGACCGGCTCGACGAGCTGGTGCTCAAGCCGGTGGACGGCTCGGGCGGCAAGGGCATCGTGATCGGCCCGCGCGCCTCGAAGGCGGAGCTCGACGTACTGCGCGAGAAGATCCTCGACGACCCGCGGGCCTGGATCGCCCAGCCGGTCGTCCAGCTCTCGACCGTGCCCACGTTCGTCGACGGCGAGCTCGGCCCGCGCCACGTCGACCTGCGCCCATTCGCGGTCAACGACGGCAACCGGGTCTGGGTGCTTCCCGGCGGGCTGACCCGGGTCGCGCTCGCGAAGGGCGAGCTGATCGTGAACTCCTCGCGCGGCGGCGGCTCCAAGGACACCTGGGTGCTCGCCGGGCCGGCCCCGGCCACGGCACCCGTCGTCGACCCGGTCTTCGAGCCGGTCACCCTGGAGCCCGTCGAGCCCGAGCCGGTTCTGCCCGAGCCGGTCGAGGAGGAGCCGCCTCCGGGTCCGTCCGCTCCCCCGCCGGTCGCCCCCGCCGGAGTGGCGCTCAGCGAGCCGAGTCAGCAGCAGGAGCAGCAACAGCAGGACCGGGACGAGCGGGGGGACGCTCGATGCTGA
- a CDS encoding alpha-E domain-containing protein — protein MLSRIAESMFWIGRYVERAEDTARILDVQTQLLLEDATIDEESTCANLLSIMGVEAEPEWAIDTSLVLDRLCYDPTSPTSIASALAAARESARRARETLSVPMWEAINTTYRALPSGHFDSMRAPMIFQWVRERAALINGTADATMTRDEGWHFLMLGRCVERADMTSRLVATAAQSSGTGAQWTSTLRASGGYEAFLRTYKGLETERGAAEFLLLDRLFPRSVVFSLNRAEQCIENLESSGQRAGFQNEAQRLLGRTRAEFEYRSLSDVMADLPNEMERLQRTCALATEAVTRRYFAGSEALTWQGAN, from the coding sequence ATGCTGAGCCGGATCGCCGAGTCGATGTTCTGGATCGGACGGTACGTCGAGCGCGCCGAGGACACCGCGCGGATCCTCGACGTCCAGACCCAGCTGCTCCTGGAGGACGCGACGATCGACGAGGAGTCGACCTGCGCCAACCTGCTCTCCATCATGGGCGTGGAGGCGGAGCCCGAGTGGGCCATCGACACCTCGCTGGTCCTCGACCGGCTCTGCTACGACCCCACCTCGCCGACCTCGATCGCCTCGGCGCTGGCCGCCGCCCGCGAGTCGGCCCGCCGGGCCCGCGAGACGCTGTCGGTGCCGATGTGGGAGGCCATCAACACGACGTACCGCGCCCTGCCGTCGGGGCACTTCGACTCGATGCGCGCGCCGATGATCTTCCAGTGGGTCCGGGAGCGGGCGGCGCTGATCAACGGCACCGCCGACGCCACGATGACCCGCGACGAGGGCTGGCACTTCCTGATGCTGGGCCGGTGCGTGGAGCGGGCCGACATGACCTCCCGGCTGGTCGCCACGGCGGCCCAGTCGTCCGGGACCGGCGCCCAGTGGACCAGCACGCTGCGGGCCTCAGGCGGCTACGAGGCGTTCCTGCGGACCTACAAGGGGCTGGAGACCGAGCGCGGGGCGGCCGAGTTCCTGCTCCTCGACCGGCTCTTCCCGCGGTCGGTGGTGTTCTCGCTCAACCGGGCGGAGCAGTGCATCGAGAACCTCGAGTCGTCCGGCCAGCGGGCGGGCTTCCAGAACGAGGCGCAGCGGCTGCTCGGCCGGACCCGAGCGGAGTTCGAGTACCGCTCGCTCTCCGACGTGATGGCCGATCTGCCCAACGAGATGGAGCGGCTGCAGCGCACCTGCGCGCTCGCGACCGAGGCGGTCACCCGCCGCTACTTCGCCGGGTCCGAGGCACTGACCTGGCAGGGGGCCAACTGA
- a CDS encoding transglutaminase family protein has protein sequence MSMQLRVVHTTGYEYDGKAVASYNQARLTPQTTPEQIVVHSRLEVTPKPWTFEYRDYFGTLVTAFEVLDPHESMTVTVTSTVQTNRPPTPAPRLSWAELWDTAVADRWTEYLTRPELVAPPTDFAKRLRALADGCARPGEAARAVCALVHDEVEYLPGSTDVRSVAALAWQQRAGVCQDMVHLVIGGLRSVGIPARYVSGYSHPRADPVVGETVSGESHAWVEWWDDGWHPFDPTNDTEPGDRYVAVATGRDYQDVKPLSGIYSGAETSQMSVAVSVTRLA, from the coding sequence ATGAGCATGCAGCTGCGGGTGGTGCACACCACCGGCTACGAGTACGACGGCAAGGCGGTCGCGTCGTACAACCAGGCCCGACTGACGCCGCAGACGACGCCCGAGCAGATCGTGGTGCACTCGCGGCTGGAGGTGACGCCGAAGCCGTGGACCTTCGAGTACCGCGACTACTTCGGCACCCTCGTGACCGCGTTCGAGGTCCTCGACCCGCACGAGTCGATGACGGTCACCGTGACCTCGACGGTGCAGACGAACCGGCCCCCGACGCCCGCGCCCCGGCTGAGCTGGGCGGAGCTCTGGGACACCGCCGTCGCCGACCGGTGGACCGAGTACCTCACCCGCCCCGAGCTCGTCGCCCCGCCCACCGACTTCGCGAAGCGCCTCCGCGCCCTGGCCGACGGCTGCGCCCGGCCGGGCGAGGCCGCTCGCGCCGTGTGCGCGCTGGTCCACGACGAGGTGGAGTACCTCCCCGGCTCCACCGACGTGCGGTCCGTGGCGGCGCTGGCCTGGCAGCAGCGCGCCGGGGTGTGCCAGGACATGGTGCACCTCGTCATCGGAGGACTCCGGTCCGTCGGCATCCCGGCGCGCTACGTCTCCGGCTACTCCCACCCCCGTGCCGACCCGGTCGTCGGCGAGACCGTCAGCGGCGAGTCGCACGCGTGGGTGGAGTGGTGGGACGACGGCTGGCACCCGTTCGACCCCACCAACGACACCGAGCCCGGTGACCGCTACGTCGCGGTCGCGACCGGTCGCGACTACCAGGACGTGAAGCCGCTCAGCGGCATCTACTCCGGAGCCGAGACCTCCCAGATGTCGGTCGCCGTCAGCGTCACCAGGCTCGCCTGA
- a CDS encoding tetratricopeptide repeat protein, protein MDEEQMKAPPIVFPGQSGPESAYRIAHDLLVRRAPVEALQVLEPALAEDPRNTGLRALRAWAYLIRVQLRKAETELRSLVEETPDDVWARHALGRALERQSRLEEALPHLRLAFAMSGDIEHELAVLRVERQLMAG, encoded by the coding sequence ATGGACGAGGAGCAGATGAAGGCGCCGCCGATCGTGTTCCCGGGCCAGTCCGGGCCGGAGTCGGCCTATCGGATCGCCCACGACCTGCTGGTACGACGGGCGCCGGTCGAGGCGCTTCAGGTGCTGGAGCCGGCCCTCGCCGAGGACCCCCGCAACACCGGACTCCGCGCGCTGCGCGCCTGGGCCTACCTGATCCGGGTGCAGCTGCGGAAGGCCGAGACCGAGCTCCGCAGCCTGGTCGAGGAGACCCCCGACGACGTGTGGGCCCGGCACGCGCTCGGCCGCGCGCTCGAGCGGCAGTCGAGGCTGGAGGAGGCGCTGCCGCACCTGCGGCTGGCCTTCGCCATGAGCGGCGACATCGAGCACGAGCTCGCGGTGCTCCGGGTCGAGCGCCAGCTGATGGCCGGCTGA
- a CDS encoding GNAT family N-acetyltransferase → MIPDGYEVQVLADDHASALAAAYDRNREHLAPWDPVRPPAFFTPAGQAADVVARLDVVRRGLGASWVLLRGGEVVGRVNLNNIVRGVFQSGSVGYWVDRDHVGRGLATALVGHAAERADELGLHRLEAGTLTHNLASQAVLRHSGFEEFGRAPSYLFIAGQWRDHVLFQRLLHDGPPGNLVD, encoded by the coding sequence GTGATCCCTGACGGCTACGAAGTCCAGGTGCTGGCCGACGACCACGCGTCGGCACTCGCAGCGGCGTACGACCGCAACCGGGAGCACCTCGCGCCCTGGGACCCGGTGCGGCCGCCGGCGTTCTTCACCCCGGCTGGTCAGGCGGCCGACGTGGTGGCCCGCCTCGACGTCGTACGACGCGGGCTCGGAGCGTCGTGGGTGCTGCTCCGAGGCGGGGAGGTCGTCGGCCGGGTCAACCTCAACAACATCGTCCGTGGTGTCTTCCAGAGCGGCAGCGTGGGCTACTGGGTCGACCGCGACCACGTCGGGCGTGGCCTGGCGACCGCCCTGGTCGGCCACGCCGCGGAGCGGGCCGACGAGCTGGGGCTGCACCGGCTGGAGGCCGGCACGCTGACGCACAACCTCGCCTCGCAGGCGGTGCTGCGACACAGCGGGTTCGAGGAGTTCGGCCGCGCGCCGTCGTACCTCTTCATCGCGGGGCAGTGGCGCGACCACGTGCTGTTCCAACGGCTGCTGCACGACGGGCCGCCCGGGAATCTGGTCGATTGA
- a CDS encoding nucleotidyltransferase domain-containing protein, producing MSQTVGERHSVVVARMREQIRALAARHHATDVRVFGSIATEADTEASDVDLIVHFTADASLYDQAGLIEELRDLLGVEVDVLSDGAPGIEKIAPVIADERRPTRRPGSLVAVLRPGVCRRGAGIRGRARGAALLRRSAHAACR from the coding sequence ATGAGCCAGACCGTCGGAGAGCGCCATTCGGTGGTCGTCGCGCGCATGCGTGAGCAGATCCGCGCTCTCGCGGCACGCCACCACGCCACCGACGTCCGCGTCTTCGGCTCCATCGCGACCGAAGCCGACACCGAAGCCTCCGACGTCGACCTGATCGTGCACTTCACCGCCGATGCGAGCCTGTACGACCAAGCCGGCCTCATCGAGGAGTTGCGAGACCTGCTCGGCGTCGAGGTCGACGTGCTCTCTGACGGGGCGCCCGGCATCGAGAAGATCGCCCCGGTCATCGCGGATGAGCGTCGGCCCACTCGACGACCGGGTTCGCTAGTCGCTGTCCTACGTCCTGGGGTTTGCCGACGAGGTGCAGGCATACGTGGTCGCGCACGGGGAGCAGCACTTCTACGCCGATCGGCCCACGCAGCTTGTCGCTGA